AAATTTTGGAGTTGATTTTCTATGAAATATTATGCAGCATCTTTGCTAATCTATCTGTTGTCTGTAGGTATTTTATATGCGGCCGGCTATGCATTTGAAATTGTTTGGCTGAAGTGGGAACACACAGTCACTTATCAGGATGGATCTATTAAAGCGGTTTCAGGATCCATTATACCCTTTTTCTTATGTGTGCCTATTTATTATTTCTTTACAAGAAAAGCGCAAACGCCAGCTTAGCTCAGGCATGGCAGATTATCACCTGGCAGAAAAGGTCCGGATTTGGTTTTTTGGGCGGATTTGATATGGCTGAGGAGTGGGTATATGGATCCAGACATCGAAGCAAAAAAATACTTTCTTATTAATTAAATCATCAAAAGAGTTTTGGACGATCAAAAGTAAAAAATCCCAGAGCTTTCATTCGTTCTCTGAGATTTATGATTCTTTATTATTTGTCTTTAATTTTGCTCGATGCTGTTCATTCAGCTGCTTAATTTCAGAAATAAGCTGTTTGATCTTTTCTTTCTCTGCCGGATACGTTTCATTCCAATGCTTCGCAAGCGGCGGCATGGACTTGGCAATGTGTGTATAAATCAACCAGCTTTTCACTTTTTCCTGAAGTTCAGGCGTTGACTCTCCAAGAAGCAATTCTGTGTATTTTTCAATCAGGCCATTCAGCGGTTCTTTAAGATCTTCCTGCAACAAGATCTCCTCCTAATCATCCATTATGTTAAACAATGCTTCGGACAGGTACTGCAGCGATCTCTTTTCTCAGAAGTCAGATAGTAAAGACAGCATGTTTGTCTCGTTACTTGTCCCTGTTCTCTATAGAAAGGCAAGAAAGGGTTTTTCATTCCTTCTCCGAAAAGTTCTCCGCCTGCTTCTTTCACTACATACACATAATCCGCTTGTATTTGCTCTATCGTAACATACTCAGGAATGTTTGCAAGCAGCGTGTTATACATCCAGACAACATAAAGGACGATATTCTCCCAAAGGACCAGTTTAGATATTCTTGCTTTCACTGACACGATGTTCACAATTTTACTTAAGTGATTCCGAAATAAATCTTTCAGTATTTCATCTCTCCACGCATCTCTGCTTTCTCCAGCAGAAACACACTCCAAAGAGTGAAAGTAAAAAGAAGGGAGCCATAAAGGATCCTTATCATCTGTCTCAAGTGTTAAATTTAGAGGGTCAGTATTCATTTTTTTCCCAAAAACAGTCATGGAAAAAAGAGCCATCGCTGCAAGAAAGGCGTATCGTTTAACAAGCATAGATCCTG
The window above is part of the Metabacillus dongyingensis genome. Proteins encoded here:
- a CDS encoding IucA/IucC family C-terminal-domain containing protein, with the translated sequence MNHFSKEELGHLSRFRLSLERSESALSIEAANLLDPDFLSRYLIEIQPKIHSDRLNVTGSMLVKRYAFLAAMALFSMTVFGKKMNTDPLNLTLETDDKDPLWLPSFYFHSLECVSAGESRDAWRDEILKDLFRNHLSKIVNIVSVKARISKLVLWENIVLYVVWMYNTLLANIPEYVTIEQIQADYVYVVKEAGGELFGEGMKNPFLPFYREQGQVTRQTCCLYYLTSEKRDRCSTCPKHCLT
- a CDS encoding DUF2573 family protein; the protein is MQEDLKEPLNGLIEKYTELLLGESTPELQEKVKSWLIYTHIAKSMPPLAKHWNETYPAEKEKIKQLISEIKQLNEQHRAKLKTNNKES